AGTCATCGAACCCTTAAGCTGCTTTCAGAAAATCACAACTGCAGCTAAAATATATCAATACCACAGTGAGCAACGGATTGTTGCATTGGATGTACTAATAGTATGACTTGAAGTTTTCGCATCTGGtactctttttttctcaaacTATTTATTTACACTTGCTAGTGATGGTAAAGAATGCCATGTTGTTaagaaataacaacaaaatctaaatatgGTATACATATAGATCattgtatgtatatacagtattgtGTTGCCTTATTgaagaaaatgtattatgttttgtgtgaatAAATACAAAGTCTAACTACTgttgaaagtttgtttttaatgaccAGTGTTTTTCCTTGTTTATTTTTCGCAAAAGacacagcctgtttttattCAGTCACATATTATTGTATATTCAATTATATAATTAAAGCGAATGAGTTTTAGGAAATCGGGATTTGTGTTTCTCAAAGACGATAAATACGAATATGGAGCTGTTTTACTGCAGTGCTAATtacatgaaaaagaaacaagcaGTATGTAAGTATTCAGATCTGTTACTTGTACGTTACCTGTGGAGTTCAGACCTTTGTAAGCACTAtgaagttgttttgtttgtttactagTAAAGGTAACAGTggaagtttgtttttctgtaaagcAAGACCCCCAATTTACAAGctcattttatttctgtatgtaaaatattttttgtaaagtAACTTGCAGCTGCATgatcaaataaatataatgaagtaaaagtacatacCGGTATTTCCCTGTAGTGGAGTCAAAGTATAAAGTAgcttaaaatggaaatagtccagtaaagtacaagtactttaatagtacaaatatttattgaagtTCAGTATTTGAATATATGTACTTAGTGAAGCACTGAGAATAACATGCAGCTGTTcagaaacaaaatttaaaaaactaaaattaacatttgttattttatctAGGGAAAAGGCTATGATGATTACTGAAAATGCACGTACTGTATGTGTTGAAAAGTAAAGTGTGAAGTGTGTGAGTGGAAATATATGTAAGTGAAAGGAGAATGGATATGGAAATGTatgtaagagggaatgaaaagaCTAACTTTTAAAGATAATCACTTGATTTGACAAACTCAAGTTGCTGAAACCTCATGTTACCTGTGGCGGATCCTCTGCAGTCATTTCTACACAAAATAAGACTGTGGATTTAGTCACCCTTCTCTTACATTAGTGGGATACAAGGAAGGGATCTCTTCACCTCCAGCATGGAGAGAAGGAATGATCTCAGTGACCAGTAAGTCGACATACAAATGGGCATGTGAGTACTGTAGTAGGACAGACTTCAAATTACTTATCCTTTAACCTGGCTGAAGTCCCCCTCAGTTCCAGGTCTTATCCAGCAGGGGACAGACTGTGTCTTGTGTTTACTGAGTAGGTGTCCTGTCCTGGGCATTATCATATGTATTCCTACTGTGGAGCAACTGCATACAGATAAACAGGGAGTTTTGCTGCAGATGAATCCCTAATGTGAATTTTAAGTAGAGAGTTTGGTTGAAGGATTCTCATCTATCATGCTACCTTTACACCACTGTTTATTGATTTAATCCCCTGTCAGATAATCATTATACTTTCTGTATAATCTGAACTAAATTGTGTGgtaagaaaacagaaacaaacagtaaaattgtgtaaattaaaaagattttattgtATAATTGCTCAAAATAGAATTTAACACATCACTTTTAGATCACTTTTATACTGAAAGAGGATGTGGGGGCGTTAGACATGGGAATCTGGATGAGTATACTTTGTATGTACTGCATGATAGACAACCCAGTCCAAGGTACTGAAAGCTAAGCAAACAGGTTGTTTACATCAGTGCAGGAATTAAATGCAGTTTCAGTCTCAAGACAGAGTTTCGTCTGTTTGGAGAAATTATGGTTCAGTCTGTGGAACAAGAAAGAAGACAAATACCCTGGAGGTCTGAAGTATCTGTCCCTGGACTGAATCCAGTTGTCTTTAGTTTCAGTCCAGTGGCCACCGGCAGCTCGGACTCATTTGTTTCTCCTGCGTTCACTCACTCTGCTGTAGGAGCATGATTGTCCAGTTTCCCTGGTTAGGGTTTAGGCATTCTTTACAACACATCTTAACACAGAAACAATGTCAATAATATACTTTATAtggtatataaaataaatacaaatctCTTTCTACACCACTGATCTGATCTATGACTCCTTTCTTTTAGCTGAGTTTCACAAATTgtatatttgacattttgtatgtgtgtgtgttacagaatGTTTTTTGTCCTGTTTTGAATGTGCACAAACATAATTATCTCAGCAGTCCTGATGTAATAGCAGTTTCTCACTCTGCTTTAGCTGATGTTCGTTGCTCCCTTCTGTCTTATGGTTTATGTTCAGAGACTTGGGACGTTTGATTTCTTGGCGGATGGTACTGTGGTGCTTTCCTGCCCCCTCCCCTGGCTCAGTGTCCCAGCCCTGGcctgccagcagcagcagtatgaGTGCGAGGAGCAGTAGTGTGACTGCTGTGGAGGTCAGCTCTGGGCTTAGCTGCAGGCTGGGCGGAGGCTCTGGGACATCCTTTGTCCTGAATGAAACACAATGAGTTCTTCTGCTTTCTCTTGATCTCCTACTGGCATGCTTGGCGCCCTCACTGATCCCTAAATGTAGACACACTCGATAAAATGTCTCTGCCTGCAGGTGGGTCAGGTTGAAGCTCTGTGTACCAGCCAGGATGCGTGTGGTGTATGTGGGCATGTGTGCATTTGAGTATATGGCTTGCCAGGATAGACGAGTTGAAGGGAGGTTGTGCTCACTCTGCCAAGACAGGATAGCATAGTGTTGTCCGACTTCCCTCACCTCCAATTTGGCATCTGCTCTGAATAGTGGATATTCCTTCATATTAGCAGCCATCCCCCTCTTTCGTTTCTTTTCTCTGCCATGCACACCCACAGAAACACTGCGTGTATCTGCTCCCAGGGCATTTTCAGCTACACAGGTATACAATCCTGCATCGCTAAGGGTGACCTTGTTCAACTCCAGAGTTCCCTCAGGCAGTAGCCGGTAGTGTTTGAAGGGGTTACAAGGAGTATCATCTTTAGCTTGGCTGGGAGAGACGCGGAAAGCAGACGTGTGGTTGAATCCTTCAGAGGCTGCCATGCTGTGGCAGGGAGCAGGAGCTGTTAGACCTTTGGATGCATGGCTAGGTACAGGACCAAGTCTCAGCCCAGACGGAGTCACCCAGGACAGTTTAGGCTGTGGATCTGCAAGAGCTCGGCAATGCAAGACCAGTTTTCCTCCTTCTCTTACTCCAACATAGGAGGGGAGGGAGCTGGTAGGGATCATGGGGAGGCATGAGGCCGACATCTCCCTGGAGGACACCTCCCTCACCCTGCGAGCTCTCAGCTCTGGGGGTTCAGAGCACAGCGTGGCCTGGGGTTGGATGAAACGCACCATCcgaggtgtttgtgtgtccgtTTGCGTGTCTTGAGGATGAGAGGCCTCCTCGGCGGCCCAGTGAAACAGGCAGTCACATCGCAGTGGGTTGGAGTGTAAACTGACCTCCTGAAGACTCGGCAGGGAGAGCATGATTTGCTGATGCAGAGCGCTCAGAGCGTTGGAGTTGAGCATTAGACTCTCCAGCCTGCTTAGCTGGTGGAAAGCCTGTGGATGAATGTACGAGAGTCGCGGGTTGTTGGTGATCTCGAGCTTGGTGAGCTCTGGAAGGTTCTCCAGGGCGGCTCTCTCAATGGACACCAGCTCCTCCATGTTGTTCAGGCCAAGCTCCTTCAGATGGACCATGTCTCGGAAGTCTCCTGTCTCGATCAGTTTGATGCGATTTTTGTTGAGGTCGAGGAACTTCAGTCCTGGCACTCTCTTCAGGGCCTGAGTGGGGACCTTTGTCAGCAGGTTATCATAGAAGGAGAGGCTCTCCAGGTCCTCCAACCCTTCCAGTGCTTTTTCAGTCAAGCCTCTTAGACCCATACCACCAAGGACAAGACTCCGGAGGGATTTCAGGGCCAGAAAGCCCCGCTCAGGCATTGCCTCCACAGGGTTTCCTCCAAGCATGAGAACTTCCAAGCGAGGCAAAGCACTGAACCACCGAGGGTCAACAGTGGTGAGTCTATTATTGTTGATATGAAGACGCAGTAGGGAGTCCAGGCCTGTGAAGGCTCCAGGTGCTATTGAGTGTAAGTTATTGTGGCTGAGAAAGAGTTCCTGCAAAGTTGGCAGTGAGGAGAAGGAGGCATCAGGGAGGCGACTGAGATGGTTTTCCTCCAGGTGTAGCGACAGCAGAGAGGGCAGGGAGGAGCTCTGAGTTATTGACCTGACACGGCTGAAGCGATTCTGGGAAAGGTCAAGGTCAGTGAGGTTGGGGAGGCCGTGCAGCACCACAGTGTCGAGCTCAGACAGAAGGTTACTCTGCAGGcgcaaggtgtgtgtgttcgtggGTATGGGTGTGGGGAGCTTGGTCAACAGCAGGTCGTTGCAATCCACAGTTGGAGCTTCATGGTAGACAGAATCAGGAGAGAACCATGGCTTGATCTGACAAACACACCGCACTGGGCAGGAGACGTGCCATGGTAGTGCGTGAGGTAGTGAGCCCACAACGCCAGGCACGCATATACCAACGAACATACACAGGAGACACTGTGTCTGTAGAAACACTAAAGTCGGCCTCATAATCCTCACAGGTCACAGGAGCTGATTCAGGCAAGGTGAGAGAGTTTTTTATGAGGATGTGAGATGACTCATTTGGACCAGAAATGTGTGTGAAGTCGTGTTATTAACAGTTTCAAGTGTGCGCGCAAACTGTAAAAGGTAGGCCAGATGGCTCAGTGTCATCATTCATAAAATCTTAACCAAATAAGAGCGATTATATTGTTGAAAGGATGATACAGTTGCTTCAGACGCAActataaaactgaaatgtgaaTGTTTCCTTAGTAGTCAAGGACTTCTCAAGAGTGTTTTCATGTGTAACTTTGATTGCAGAATGTGTGGTAGAACAGGGACTGCACAATGGCTGTCGCTCAGTTATGGCCTTTGTTGTCACACCGTCGATTTTACATCCTGGCCACAGGCGGAGGAGTCATGGCTCGCAGCGtggcagctcactgttttgtcagaaacacaagagaaataaagagagaatGAGCAAACCCATTAAAGTACAAAAGCTCTGCAGCTGAGAAGATCATGGGAGAAGTGAAGAAGAGAAGATCTATGAGTATGTAGGAAAAAGGCTGCAAGCATATTGATGCACAGCTCGGTTTTCCAGGGGAGATTTGGACTTAACTGTAGTTGCATATTTAGACATGGACAGAGTAAATCACAAATGAAGACAATCACTGTTCAAACTAAAAAGTGCTCTGCTGTGATTGTCAGTGTTTCTTTCAGGAGAATAGGAAAATATGCAAGAGTGATGAAAACGTGTAGCACTTAAATATTTCATGTCGCTACTTCACATTCATTGCCTGTAGAATATAGCGTCccaaatgttatttattatgtAACAGTTAAAAAGACCCCTAAGGATCTTTTATGTTATCAGTCTTCTGTACTTAAGGCTATAATTGGAAAGACTGCGTGCTTCTGCtggaacataaacacacacacacacacacacacacacacacacacacacacacacacacacacacatacacacacacacacacacacacgtggagagattcacacaaacaaaccagtTACATCAgtaattacatttactgcatttggCAGTATTCATGGTACAACACAGATCTTCCCAGTAATTAGCTGACCAGTAGAGCAAGAACACCCTACGGGGAGACATTTTATGTGTTGGTCTAACAAGTATTAACCTCTTCTCAACAGCAGATTTTAAGGCCAAAAGATTACATGCTAGTTATTCTAgattaaagtggtcatattatgctcattttcaggttcaaaatcttatttaggggttgtaccaaaACAGGTTTAGTTTTACTTTCAAAAAACagcatattttttgtcatgttgcacatggctgcagctcctcttttcaccctgtgttaaACGCGCAAtgatgcatctcacttctaaaagatctttgttgggagttgcacatgtgcagttcctagttaaggactactacccaatcagaagcagagtagtgCGGGTCCTGAGAATCTggtaaacagcttcggttcagctgtacatcttccccttaccagcttagcaacatggactggcgcaagagtttcagagtggtgagttattaatttgtaacatatgtatctttcatccataaagttttaactgagctctgtctctacatcacagtaacaactttatgtccattgacttcctggagggtagctagtgtttggaagggagaggagaggcagcaggcggacgtcttgtcactgtgtgctgcagcacagtgtgtttttccacctaTGTTTTTGAGTGCATGTCGGACTAGCCAGTGGGCGAGCATCATGACCTGTGTTACCACGTACCATAACATGGTAATGGAAAAAAAGGCTGGAATACAAACAAGcttttttcaggcagttcagagcagtgttttctgtgggacgtgggaactccctttgggctggactttgggctttttcactttgcaaacctattacatgcacaaaaaagatatataacacaataaaggagagggaaaagcccaaaaagtataatatgacctctttcatttacattcaatgaaaaaaacattagccttatttgtttcattaaacctgcattaattggtattttggccacttgggggcagtgcaacaagttgtaaacacaacacagacacattatTACCGTGTAAAGTTGTTATCAAATAGTcacttatttacacatccagcagacatagAGCAACACCATCATTCATCTGGAGTCGCTTTTCTGTCCAACTCAAGTCCAgtattcactttctttttaGTTCCGTTCTCTAACAACTACTGAGAAATATATCTGGcactttagctgctaaatgctccactatgtttgATAGATAGTTGGTAACTTTTTCTGTCTGCTATTTGGTGCTGGACAGACAGCGTTTAGAGCGTTTTTAGGTGtctttgctgaaaacagctgtctgctgcGGCCGAAAACTATGCTGATAAAGAGCAGTGAGAAAGAAACAATTTCATTACAGTTATGGGTCGTAAAACAAAGACATGAGCTTAAACAAGCTGAAAGGCTCTGAGGAGCTGAGTCTGGTACTAATTCTCTTTGGGTTCACGTGATACCTCTCACATTACACGCTGTCATTTGACTGATTGttaatataagaataataatcaTAGCGTTTGACCAGTTTCATTGGGGCATCCATCTTTAATATTAAGAATATTTTGCACTTACAGAACTGCAAGGATGCTAAATCTATGCCCCCACGTGTAGAACTGATATGTGAATGTCATCTTTCAGATCATTGTGACATTGTATATGTCCTGTCCATAGAGATGTACAACACCTTGAGTAAAAAAGActgcatttgtgtttgtcaCAGTCAAAGATGTACAAATCATCAGAGTGGCTTTTAGTTTTACTAAGAAAGCAGATTCAGGACTGTATTTAAAAAGGATCAACAACagtaacttttattttgaaggggGTACTTGTTAATGGATTgaattacattattattgtcACATGGACAACAATTTAACTGTTTTGTAGTATTTGATGTGAGTGAATTCTATACCTTTTACATTTTGATGTGATTTTTACAAGTTATAGAGTCATTTAGTTGACATGTAAATGAGTCGACCTTGGGTGagcaatgttttttgttgtcatttgtgTTCAAATCTTTCCCCCCTCCCTGATAAGAAAAACAATATTCGATGAGACACACTAGTTATATTATGTGATATTAGTATCACACATGCCGAGAAGCCACACAAGGCTTACTGCATAGTTTCCATGGAAACAAATCTCCCAGTCTCGCTCGGTCTCATTGTTTTAAGATTTCCTCACTGGAATTTGTTTTGGTCCAATCTGTGTATCAGTTGATAAGAACACAGATAAGACAACACTGACTGGACTGAGGAAACACAGGAAGCTGCAAAACTGCATTTCCTCTTAAATCAGTCTCCATGTGTTCTACAAATCAATCCATCTTCTGTGACAGAGTTCTCTATGATTGTAAACAAAGTTCTCATTCGATGAACTTTTTACCTTTCCTGACACTTGCAAAGTTTTTCCACCCTGGCAGCTGGTGTGATAAAACTCCACATCCGCCACTGAGGTCTGCAATGCATGACTAACAGGAAGTACTGTGCAACTCTGCAGGCTTTGACGTCTTTTAGCAGATGAAAAGAGAGTGTGTAGAGATGCTTGCcaagttttttttccacagacaAGAAGGAGAATGAATTGACAGGTTCCATTTAGTTATTGATATGAAGAGAAAAGCTATTTGCATTCAAACAACTTGTCGTTTAATTGGATCAGCAGTGCAAAGTACGCAATGTGTGTCCTAAGTACTGTATGTTACCCAACCTCTGAGCTGCAACAGAAAAGGAGCTGTTCTTCCCTCCTGGGGCTCTTCTTGCTCTTCTATCAGACATGCACTTCATCTTCACTCTCTCATCTTTTCAAATGCAACCTGCTCATTAATGGATTCATCATTTAATTTTCATGTCCCCCGTTTTTGTCATttgctctcagtgaagctcaCAGTGTTTTTGGCAGTTTCAGGAAAGCGGGACTACCGATGTGTGTATTCAATGGACTTGTGCTGCCTTGCAATTTTAACTATTCAGAAAAGGAGTATAAATCTGTATGACTCAGCGGCTACTTTCATAACTCTATCTCCTTCTGGCTCTCCACAGTATCCTTGTCCTGTGGATAGCTAGAGAAATGTTTGCTCTTAGTGGCATTATTACTCCCCTGACTCCTCTGACTCAGGTTTCTTTGAGAGTTTAGTATGACTGCACAGTAGCTCACATATTATCCACAGCAATACCGCAGCCATACAAGGAAGAGTAAAAGGCAAACACTGACCTTAATCCAAAATGTGAAGTGATCCTGCAGTTAACAGCTGAGGAAGTTTTTCTATTGATCTAAATGGACCTAGTGACTGAATATTATTGTACTGAACTAAATTTCCACAAGCCCTCTCAGTAACTTTGACTCTTAAAAGAGTACTCCAATGATTGCACCCTTGTAACACTGTCAGACCGACaatgacctttttttttaaatgcagcagagacagagatattttcttttttattccacaggttcttcttcctcatcaaaacctggtgcctacattacccacaatgtaATTCAGTATGAGATCtaggtgtgttatgctagtagcagctaatgtagaTGAGGTGTGGGCAACAGAGATCTGGTGATCTCCATGcatcagttgtttttttattttcaaacttgcAGTCACTTGCTCCAACAAATgttgactcaagtgacatcacttgagtcAATTTAGCAGATTTGTCGCaactccctctggagccacaaaaaggctttatacaactttttttttccacatatgCAGTAGCATTCCCCAAGGAATCAGAAAGTCAAtggtttaaatgttttcagaacCTCTGTGGAAGTGAAAATAACCCGACATGAATTAAAAGTGTTATTTCAGACCAGTCACATGAATGCAGAAGTTAAAGTCAAACATGCCTCTCATTCGGCTCTATTTGACTTTGCTTTGTCCAATACTGCAGAAAGAGAGAGCCAGAGAAAAGCTTTTAAGACCGACATTTTCTAATGGatagagggagaaaatatgtATGGAGCATAAATTCATGGCTGCATGAAATGGTCCATTACATaagatttgtttgtgttgtacAGCTATacgacgagagagagagacactgcaACAGGGCGgaatagagagagggaggattAAGAGAGCAGGAGATGGGGATGTATGACAGAGATAGAGGTGCTGGACGCAGatcctaataataatttttttttaaagaaacagaagCACTGACTTACAGCAGAATCTGTttcagcatgcacacacattcatataaacaaacttattatttatttctccaCTCTGCCAAAAGAGACCCcttcctaacacacacacacacacacacacacctgctacCAACACCTTTGAATCAATACGGCTTTCTGTCAAAGTGAATGTGCACCCACAGCTGCATGAGTGactgcatgtctgtgtgagCGCTGCAATGTCTTGTTTGCTTCAAAAATTCTATCAATATATTTCAGGTTTCTTACCGCAACTGAAGCGCTggctccatctctctctgtcgtTGCTTCCTTTCTGCATTTGCTGTCAGTCTTTCTTTGCAAATGCTTCACGTACCGGGACGTTTTTCTGTTCCTCTGCCTCACAGTCACACGTTTGTGGATCTCTTAAGATTCCTGAAATATCACTTCCCTAGCTCTCCCCTCTCTGTCACTGGAGCTGAAGAGCAAATTGGCACAGACTGAATCCCCCCTCcccgccctctctctctccctccagctAAAATGGAGATGAGGTGTGTTCTGCAGCAGAGCTTCTGTCCCTCTcaactctcctcctctctttctatTGCCTGCTCCACTCTCTCCCTATTTCTCTTTTACAATGTCAGAAACCAAAGGAAAATACACTTGCATTTGTtacagtgttttacttttgctGGAGGACAAGTTTTTTTGGCTCCTGGTGGCATTTTAGATTTCCGCCATGGTCTGCAGATTAAAGACCTGCAAAGCAGCAGGAGAGACACAGTTttcattgtttctgtatttcagtatctttgttattttcattatctatACATTGCTGATTGTCTCAAAATTCACCCAGAATGTGAAACATTTTTCAGAGCTGTGTCAGTAAAGACACTTGTTGAGCGATTCCATTTTGGTTAGTTTTCAATGTGTAATTGTCTCTAAAGCCTGACAAACCTACAGTGCACATTGCATGATCATTCATTTTTCAAGGTGTGAGCTCAAATTATTTTGTGAGCTTAGACAACTTCAGTTTCAATAAGGTTTTAATGAGCCTTCGTTGAGTTATCAGCAGTATATGCCCAAAAGTCTGTATcagtaaaacaatgaaatatagaaattaGACAAAAGTCAAAACTGATAAAGTAATTAAACCCTCTGCACAGACTAGTGAGCAACGAGAGacacaaaagagaaaacaatttaCGAAGAAGCATTTTACTTCTGTTGTTTAGATTCTGAGGGATTGTGAGAAGTTTTTATATTCTCTCCTAACAGCTTCTGTATAATGCAAAGTTAACAAGTGGTGGCTACTTGTGGTAATTTATGAACAGGAATTTAGTGCAGCAT
Above is a genomic segment from Micropterus dolomieu isolate WLL.071019.BEF.003 ecotype Adirondacks linkage group LG18, ASM2129224v1, whole genome shotgun sequence containing:
- the lrrn2 gene encoding leucine-rich repeat neuronal protein 2 encodes the protein MRPTLVFLQTQCLLCMFVGICVPGVVGSLPHALPWHVSCPVRCVCQIKPWFSPDSVYHEAPTVDCNDLLLTKLPTPIPTNTHTLRLQSNLLSELDTVVLHGLPNLTDLDLSQNRFSRVRSITQSSSLPSLLSLHLEENHLSRLPDASFSSLPTLQELFLSHNNLHSIAPGAFTGLDSLLRLHINNNRLTTVDPRWFSALPRLEVLMLGGNPVEAMPERGFLALKSLRSLVLGGMGLRGLTEKALEGLEDLESLSFYDNLLTKVPTQALKRVPGLKFLDLNKNRIKLIETGDFRDMVHLKELGLNNMEELVSIERAALENLPELTKLEITNNPRLSYIHPQAFHQLSRLESLMLNSNALSALHQQIMLSLPSLQEVSLHSNPLRCDCLFHWAAEEASHPQDTQTDTQTPRMVRFIQPQATLCSEPPELRARRVREVSSREMSASCLPMIPTSSLPSYVGVREGGKLVLHCRALADPQPKLSWVTPSGLRLGPVPSHASKGLTAPAPCHSMAASEGFNHTSAFRVSPSQAKDDTPCNPFKHYRLLPEGTLELNKVTLSDAGLYTCVAENALGADTRSVSVGVHGREKKRKRGMAANMKEYPLFRADAKLEVREVGQHYAILSWQSEHNLPSTRLSWQAIYSNAHMPTYTTRILAGTQSFNLTHLQAETFYRVCLHLGISEGAKHASRRSRESRRTHCVSFRTKDVPEPPPSLQLSPELTSTAVTLLLLALILLLLAGQGWDTEPGEGAGKHHSTIRQEIKRPKSLNINHKTEGSNEHQLKQSEKLLLHQDC